Part of the Lolium rigidum isolate FL_2022 chromosome 6, APGP_CSIRO_Lrig_0.1, whole genome shotgun sequence genome, GTTTGTACGATCCGATATGCCAGGAAGGATATGCCGAAACAAGAGATACCGGCGTAAAGTAAGCAGGTAGTAACAAGGTTCAACCAAAATCTCAGAACAGGCCAAAGGTGAAACTCCGGTTTACTCCGGATTAAACCACTATGGACCCGACATAAGTCCAATGGCTACATGCCGAACTAGGGTCAAAGATTCCTTCATGGCGCTACAAGACATTGGAGAGATATGCAAGATCAACTTTATGACGAAGCCTCGCTAACATCCAACTGGAAGCAGAGCGCAGAGGTGACGAAGGTGCTATAGTGCACAGATCAGCAGAGGTCAGCGCGCAGAGCTGGCGGTCGGTGCTAAGATCCAAGACCTTCTGACCAAAGCCAAGATTCCCCCTTTTCCTAGTttcttcattgtaaggctcctctcccctatataaggagaggggcagctcCGTTGCACGAGAGGTTCCCAGCTAGCTCTGTTATGCTTCACTCTTAGGGTTTTCTCCCTCTAACTTCATCTTCTACCTTTGGCCAAGAGCTGAAGAACACCATTGTAGCTCCATGTTGAGTTCATATACTACATACATGCAGGAGTAGGGATCTTACCTCctcacgagggccctgaacctgggtagatCATGTGTCCCGTGTGTGTTTGCTTGAGTTTCATCTCCATCCTCCCTCATCCTGATCCCTCGGTGTACATTTGGCCCCAACATAAGCCTACATATGACATCTGTTAGTTCACCATGACGACGGTTGGCGTCCACCGTGGGTTCTTTAGCTGCGCCGGCTGGGGTTCGTATCCGGACGGGGTTCGTCACCGcctccggcgagcgcgtggtctcTGGTCTCATCCAAAATATCATCTCATATACTTTGGCttttttgaattttggaaattACTTTTAAACAAAACTCATTTTTTTAATTCCTTGTGAGTGTCAACcaagacaaacaaacaaacatCGTCCTTTTATTTTGAACTTAACATTCCAAAGTTTAAAAAACGTGTGGATGTGACAGCTTAGTTGTGCTTCACCCACGAAGTCTAGTGTTCTGTCCGTGGGGTAGCATGGGCTGGTGGCACAGGCGTCAAGCCATCGAGGGCCATGGTCGGCGATGGCAGGTGGCGCTGACCTGCCGGGAATGGAGCCATGTAACGACATTGCGAAGCAGCAGTGCGGTGTATGTTCCCGATGGCACGCAAGAAGAAGTTGTTAAATGCAAAATCCCACACGGCATACCAGCAAAAAAAAAGGAACAAGGAAAATGTGTTGATATACCAATTTTTGACGGGCTAATGTGCAAAATGGTTGGCGTGCACGTACTTGACCAACATATATTTCTGTCTTTAACTACGTAATTTGTGAGATTCATAGCCTCCTAaagcaaatttggaaaagataagTATTTTTATTGAAAATAGAAATTATTTGACTTTGACAATTCATATAGATACACTAAGTCGTCATGTTTATGTATAGTTCACAATGTTTAAATTATTTATTATGGAGTACTACTGGTCATGGACACAAAAATACCTTAAGTTTGTTTAGTCCTAATCAATGCTTGTACAAAATAAGAATGTATGTGATTTTTAGTTTCTACACAATGGAAATAATTTGCATCTTTGTTTGAACACCTGTATTTTCTCAACCGTAGGCTTGAGTTGGTTCAATAAAATGAAACATGATGTCGTTTTGATGTCTTAGCGGCGCGCATTGAAATGTAAGAAGAACAAGCCACTAAAAACGATCACTTTAAATCCCATTATTAATACGAAACGATTGGAAATTGAGCGGTACAAGCCCATGCGTTTCAAGTCACTAGAAAGTAGAGCAGGGCACCACGACGGAAGAAGCAGCCACTATGCAATGCAGTTCAGTAGCCTCCGGTAGCTTTCAGTATAATGAAATGATGTCGCTGCCGATCGATCACTTGGTAGGGTCAAGGACGTGTCCAGCGAACACGATCACCCCTGACCCCTCCTCCATGATGAGGAAAGTGAATGGATGGTCAGCCTTGAACTCAACAATGTCCGACGGACCGCCCCCGCCTCGCACAGGCTTTGAGACCGCGGCCGCCTCGGTCCCTTCTTCGTTCACCTTGACGATCGCCGTATGCGTAACCTTGCTCAGGAATGTCGGCCTCCTGCAGCCGTCGTCCTTCTCGCACATACCTCGTAGATCGCCAACCTCCCGCGAGAACGGCAGCGAGAGTCCGAGCCGACCGAGGTCGCTCTCGACGTCCCAGTTGAAGGTTATCTCGAACTTGGGCAGCTCAAGAAGCACCATCTCAGGCTTCGTCTGGGGCAATGCGCCGTAGAGGTACGCAGGCGCCGCTGTGATCAGGTCGACCATGGTGGCGAGCCCGCCACGTTCGTCAGGGAGGAAGACGAACATGGAATACTGCCGATCATCTGCCGAAGATGCCTGTTGAAAATAATATCGTTGGATCAATTGACAAGCAATGCACGAGTGTAGAGTTTGATTTGATCACCTTATGGCCATATGTATGTTTGCCTTGGAAAACCGGATCAAGATACAGAGGTGTTTGTCCAGCACAGCCTGAATAATTGACAGTCCTACCGATGCGATTGCGAGCAGACATCTCTCTTAGCTCTAAAAGCTCATTCCATTCGTAGGCGCCCAGGTCGGGCCTGTAGGGGAGCCTGAGGACCTTGAACCCGTCCATGCAGGAGACATAATAATGGCCAAGGTAACACGACGACATGAACTGCGCCTGCACTAGGCTGCCGTCGAGACGGTGGAACGTGCCCGGCAAGGTGCGGTGCGAGTCGAACGGTTCGAGCCATACTCCCTTGAAGTACACAGCGTTGGCGAGCACAAGGTCGGTATCAGCATCGATATCATCGGTGGAGATGATTGAGTCGATGAGGCCGTTCGTGGCTTGCTCCACACAGTTGTTGATCATCTCCACTGCTTCCTCCGGCTTCATATATATTGGAGTACATGGATTCATCATCGAATTTAATTTAATTAGTCGTATGTAATAGGAGCACGAGACACATATTCACGTCATTCATGCCCTGAATTCTAAGGAAATTACTAACCTTCTTGATGAAGCTGACGGTACGCGCCTCGGACTTGTAGGAACCAACGGCCACGTCCCGGAACGCCTTCTTGATCTCGCCGCGCGACTCGTCGACCCAGAGCCCACCGCCGAAGAGCACGCGCGGCCCGCCGGTGCCCTCACTGTCGTCGAGGACGGTGTCGGTGATACGGCGGCCGAATGCGGCGAGCTGGGCGGCCGAAGGCGCCCCCAGGAAGCTGAGCAGCTGCGCCTGCGTGGCGCCGCGCGCGCCCGCGGCCACTAGCGCCAGCGCGGCGTGGACGGACAACGGCGAGAACGCGACGTTGCGCTCGGTGGCATCGGTCGCGACGCCGACTACCGGCGCTAGGATCTTGACAAGGCGGAGCGCAAGGGCTGTCTGCCCGTCGCGTGCTGCGTCGGCCATGATGAGAGCTGCTGGTTGCGTGCGGACCGCGCGAGTGACAGCCTTCCGTGTATTCTTGTGTACTTATATATACGCGCGCACGAGGCGCGCGTCCTGCTGCATTCTCTAGGAGGGCATTGACGCCTGGGGCGGCCGGCGTTACACTCCGCTCGAAAGAAGTCTAAATCACCCCCCTAACTATGAGGTTTGGGGCGCTAACCACCCATATGTATTAGGTGGAGCAAATTACCCCCCTAAGTATACCAAACCAGACAGTAAACCCCCCAGACTACCAATTAGCTGTTTTGGGCCTGGTTTTTGACACGCTGGACACTGGTTTTCCTCCACGTTGGCATGGTCCAGCCGCACCTGGTGTCGTCGAGCCACACCTGGGCGAGCCGCACGCCCTCATCTGGTCGTCACCTGGCATTGAAGACCGACGCCGCACGTGGTCTGTGGAGATCAGCGCGCCGTCGCCCGGTCTCGTCTTCTCTCCCGACGACGGCGGTAAGTTGAGGATCGGGGTCGATCCTCTTCTCTCACGGATGTCGCCGGTCTCATCCGCACCCGTTCCCTGACCTTATCTGATCTCCATTGCAGCCAGTGCGGCTGGTCGTCGAGGACGGCCTGGACGATTGCTCCTGGATGGCGGCGGACGATCGGCTGATAGCAGTGCGGCGACGTCGAGCAGGTGAGTTCATGGAACCCCGCCATCCTCATCCCGTTCCAAAACGACCAGATCAATTCATATCTGCAATCTGCAAAGAGAGGGTTTTGAAATTCAGTTAGCAATGCGTTCGGATCGATCAGTTCAGTTAGCAACCAGGAACACTACTCATTTCCACTTCTCTGTAACTTTGTATAGGATGGATGCTCTCTCAGTTCGATTCCATTTTCGTGAGAGAATGGAACATGATGGCAAGGATTGGCAGTAAAAAGGAGGAAGGACAGGCATGTGTGCTAAATTGTTCTCACAGAAGGTTGTGTTAAATTGTGTCAGCCATGTTATTAAATGTTTGCCAGACAAGGTTCCCTTGAATTTTCAATCATAATTGGACCATGTATTCTCTAAAAGTACATTGTTGCAAGCATACTATGCTGTGTGCAAAATAGACACATAAGTTGGCTGCTAAATGCTACAGAATTTTGCGTCAGGTTGAAACATCATATACTCGATGTTAAGGGAATAAATTCTAAAACTGCGACAACTCAGTTGATTGTCAGATTAATTACTGCCTTATGAAACCAATTTGATACTGAATAGTACGGTTGTGCTCTGCAATTCAGTATGAACATGCACGCACAGAAGCACAATAATGAGAATGCCAAAAAAGCAAGCAAGCCAAAGAGAGGAGCAAAGGAGACAACAAACAGATGCACAGTGCAATACCTGGAAGGCAAGCTTGGTCCTAGCCAAGTCCAAGGGATAAGTGCACAAGACTGCAGTTCCTCCTGATGCTGAGCCTGCTAAAAGATCTACCACAGGTCCTGTGCCAAGTGAGGGGCAGTTATTCAAGATCCAACACCTGTACCGCTCGTACGCCATATAATGTAATTCAGCATAAGGAACAATTCTCAACACACTGGCACCGTTTCCCCTGAAGTAGTACCAAGACATCTGGCAGGTCATATCTCAGCGATTCAGCCAAAAGACAAAAGTATAGCTAGAATTTGCTGAATGGAGAAAAATATAATATCTAATAGACCATGGCATGCTTATTGTACAGAATGTATAAGCTCCTCTAGCACATCCTGAGATGCTGCAAGTCTGCAACTCCCAAGTGTTCTTTCGTGTTTCCTTTTCACTGACAGGGAAAACTTATGTTCTATATCAACAGTTGAAATCATGCGTGCACATGCAATCTTACTAGTTAGTACCAAAATAAAGTGTATCTGAAAATATCAATACTGCAGTGAGTAAGAGAGATACCTTTTCCAGAGATGAGTAGCAAGAGACATAGCTTTTCGAGATATCACTTCCGTTCCTTTTCTCCATTTAAATCCAATCTGCAGCAAAGCAACAATGACAATACCAAATGATGTACACATTCAATTTATGTTTCACACATCGATTTGGACAAACCTGTGACATATATTCACACCAAAAGATGACAACATCACATTGATAGACTGGTTGCAGAGTACAACCTTGTGTCATTTACAAAACATAGATGATCATTGGTACTAACTACACTACTGCTACTGAGGTGCtaatcaactccaaccatctcCAAAAGCTGATCACTGGATACTACTTTCCTAATACAGAGCTACCAACTGAACTATTGCTACTCATGTGCTATTGAACTCCAACCATCTCCAAAAGCTGATCATTAGATACTAATTGCAGATCATCTGCAACTACCTCTAACATTCTTCAAAAGTAATCTGCTACCTCTTCTTTACCACTTGGACATGCTTCTTCATCAGGACAGTGTTCATCATGGCCATTTGATGTCATATCCAGCCGAGATCGAGGCGCAAATAGCTGATGCTTCCCCACCCCACAAGATTaaccaacgccgccgccgcttccttgATTTCTGCCACTTCCTTCATCGCCGGCATAAGGTACCACCTCATCAACCTCCATCGATACACCACTCTTCTACACCATAGCTGATGTACAAAGATGCAGGCGGGCGGatttggggaggaggaggagggacgcggccggacttggggaggaggaggaggctcacgACCGGatttggggaggaggaggaggaggcgcgcggccGGATTTGGGGATGAGAACGAACGAGACTCGCCAGAGGTTGGCGATCGATTCGGAGGGCGTGCGGCTCGCCCAGGTGTGGCTCGACGACACCAGGTGCGGCTGGATCATGCCAACGTGGAGGAAAACCAGTGTCCAGCGTGTCAAAAACCAGGCCCAAAACAGCTAATCGGTAGTCTGGGGGGTTTACTGTCCGGTTTGGTATACTTAGGGGGGTAATTTGCTCCACCTAATACATATGGGTGGTTAGCGCCCCAAACCTCATAGTTAGGGGGGTGATTTAGACTTCTTTCCACTCCGCTCCGTCTGTCCACCTTCCAAATGCACCGAGAGTTTCAAGTAGGGCTGCAGTTTTTATGGCGCACTATCTAGCAAGAAACGAGCAGTCCGGGTGTTACTATTTCTGATCACTTCCGCCATTTagccttttttttttccaaacgacCTCACTGGGTCGGATTTCATTACCTAAGGATAACGAAAACAGAGTACCACGCCCACGCGTGTGTTGGCCAAAGTAACATCTAACAAACTATTACAGCCGCCCCCTAATGCTAGGGGCAACAAACATAGGAGTTTTTACTTGCCTAGGGGACATGGACCAACACTAACAAAAGCTAGACAGGGGAACAAGCTAACACACGACAGCCACGAAACAACCATCATAACAAGGTGCAAACTTTCCAGGCAAAGGGGAGGACATCAATCTTGCTCCTCCAGATCCATATCATCATCGCCAGTATCCACGCTTGCATCTCTGATCCGCAGAGGACCGTTGTAGTTGCCGAAAACCATCTTGAGAAGCAGCACCGCCATTTAGCCTTTGTAAAACTGTCGCATCAATATCACGTAAGATCTGATAAGCAGCTTGCTTATGAATCGGAGTTCTCCAAGGACGGATTGAATACCACCTGCTCAGCACAATCCAAGTTATCTCCGGAGTGCTCACGACCAACTTCCATCAAGTCGAGATAATGTTGGTAGTGGGATAGAGTGAAATTCATCTCATCGATGAAACCTCGGCCACATATACGATCGCCATGCATGATGTTCATTGTTGCACCAAAGCCAGGATACCTCTTGGACAAAGTGTCACTCTTGGTAGGTTTCCAATTACCAGAGAAGACATCATGCGCAGATGGTTGCCTCCTCTTCACTGGAGTCATCCACCTCCAGATTGCTGCTTCAAATGCTAGGGTGGCATTCTGTTCAAGTAACTCCGGGTAGCTCAACAGGTCCTGATTGATACCCATACCAATGATCCCATAGTTTTAATTCCTGAGGATAATTAACAAGTAAAAGCAAATAATCACTTGTTAATTAATAATTAATAGCAAGAGAGATGGATATATCAGCCTGACCAGTAAACAGGAATAGCGCCTCGGCCATAGTATCTGACTCCTTCGACACAGCGATATAACTCGTTGCTGTCGTCACAATAATAGCTCTGGTCTCGGCTCATTTCGCGGTTGTAGCAAAGCCCCCAGTCCAGTggatttggataaaaaattccaCCTGAATGAGTAACAGGTTAGTACTTACTGCCTGGATAATCTCAGAAAATACATATTAAAACTGGATTCAAAATCAGACCAAATCCTTCACATATTCACATGAAGAACTGCAGGATTAAGTTCGAAACTGGTTAAGAAACTATTCTGATGAAACGTGATCCCAATGAGAATTAATTACCATAATCCACATCCAGTTGGATTCGGCAATAACACTTCAATAATTAAATAATTATGGACATATTGGAGTTTCAAGCTATGGAGCTAGCTCCTGTCTTTCTTGATTCCAGGCTactaaaataagaaaaataaatattgTTACCACTGGAAAGGAACCTGAGATTTTGTAGACAACACAGCATTGAAGATGGAAAATTATACTATAACTAATAAATGATCCCCTTAGATAGAAAAGACCCAGAAGTTTGGACTTCTTGGTTTCCTCTCGGTTCACGATTGGTAATAGCATACCTGACATTGAGTTTAGTTGCTGTATTTTTAGACTGAAGTTCACTATAACATCAATTGAATACTACTACATCATTTCCATTTTTATGATCAACTGGTATTAACTTGTGCAGCAAACACGTCTGTCTTGTTTGAAATGCTAGTAAAATTCACTGATC contains:
- the LOC124666082 gene encoding serpin-ZXA-like encodes the protein MADAARDGQTALALRLVKILAPVVGVATDATERNVAFSPLSVHAALALVAAGARGATQAQLLSFLGAPSAAQLAAFGRRITDTVLDDSEGTGGPRVLFGGGLWVDESRGEIKKAFRDVAVGSYKSEARTVSFIKKPEEAVEMINNCVEQATNGLIDSIISTDDIDADTDLVLANAVYFKGVWLEPFDSHRTLPGTFHRLDGSLVQAQFMSSCYLGHYYVSCMDGFKVLRLPYRPDLGAYEWNELLELREMSARNRIGRTASSADDRQYSMFVFLPDERGGLATMVDLITAAPAYLYGALPQTKPEMVLLELPKFEITFNWDVESDLGRLGLSLPFSREVGDLRGMCEKDDGCRRPTFLSKVTHTAIVKVNEEGTEAAAVSKPVRGGGGPSDIVEFKADHPFTFLIMEEGSGVIVFAGHVLDPTK